One window of the Anaeromyxobacter dehalogenans 2CP-C genome contains the following:
- the topA gene encoding type I DNA topoisomerase, with translation MAKEPKTGAVAVKKKKAAAAPKEATAVAEAEAPKTPRRAARKTSTGTSLVVVESPAKAKTIKKYLGRAYDVKASVGHVKDLPKSKIGVDVEKGFLPEYDVIKGKAKVLSEIKRAARTADHVFLATDPDREGEAIAWHISEELGSEGGDARVRRVLFNEITKTAIQKAIEKPLDLDRKKFDSQQARRILDRLVGYQISPILWKKVRRGLSAGRVQSVAVRLVVEREREIEAFVPVEYWSLDADLAAQVPPDFRAKIFKVDGQKADLKQGEETLALVKELEGARYVVASVDRKERKRNPPPPFTTAKLQQEAANRLGFSPKKTMTLAQRLYEGVELGDEGAIGLITYMRTDSVRLATEAVDAVRAHIQQAYGKDHLPEQANVYKTKAKAAQEAHEAVRPTSLEWTPDRVAPFFDQMGERDMYRLYELIWNRFVACQMVPAVYDQTAADIAAGRAVFRATGSILKFPGYLAVYGAKPPEEEAGAEEEKSNGDAAEPAARAEDRQLPPLEAGMELRLLKLLPEQHFTQPPPRFNESSLVKEMEERGIGRPSTYAAILDTIQEKGYVEKLEKQFKPTHLGVLVTDELVRAFPREMDIAFTASMEEKLDEIEEGSAGWQRVLEEFYVSFKEDLAKADEAMRNVKAQAIETDITCEKCGQHKMVIKWGRNGEFLACPGYPECRNTMNFRREDGNIVPEKEEDVPVEDKCPECGADMVMKRGRFGRFLACTRYPDCKGTKPVSIGVTCPKGCGGYISEKRSRRGKTFYGCSSYPKCDFVAWDRPRNETCPQCGSAYLLDKYSKKTGPFVACPNKECGYRREAEPREGGAAAAQVEPAKA, from the coding sequence ATGGCGAAAGAGCCGAAGACGGGCGCGGTCGCGGTGAAGAAGAAGAAGGCCGCGGCAGCCCCGAAGGAAGCGACGGCCGTCGCCGAGGCGGAAGCCCCGAAGACCCCCCGCCGCGCAGCGCGGAAGACCTCCACCGGGACCAGCCTGGTCGTGGTGGAGTCGCCCGCCAAGGCGAAGACCATCAAGAAGTACCTGGGGCGGGCGTACGACGTGAAGGCGTCGGTCGGCCACGTGAAGGACCTGCCCAAGTCCAAGATCGGCGTGGACGTCGAGAAGGGCTTCCTCCCCGAGTACGACGTCATCAAGGGGAAGGCGAAGGTCCTCTCGGAGATCAAGCGCGCCGCGCGGACCGCCGACCACGTCTTCCTCGCGACCGACCCCGATCGCGAGGGCGAGGCGATCGCCTGGCACATCTCGGAGGAGCTCGGCTCGGAGGGCGGCGACGCGCGGGTGCGCCGGGTGCTCTTCAACGAGATCACCAAGACCGCCATCCAGAAGGCCATCGAGAAGCCGCTCGACCTCGACCGCAAGAAGTTCGACTCGCAGCAGGCCCGCCGGATCCTCGACCGGCTCGTCGGCTACCAGATCAGCCCCATCCTCTGGAAGAAGGTCCGCCGCGGCCTCTCCGCGGGGCGGGTGCAGTCGGTGGCGGTGCGCCTGGTGGTGGAGCGCGAGCGCGAGATCGAGGCGTTCGTGCCGGTGGAGTACTGGTCGCTCGACGCCGACCTCGCCGCGCAGGTCCCGCCCGACTTCCGCGCCAAGATCTTCAAGGTGGACGGCCAGAAGGCCGACCTGAAGCAGGGCGAGGAGACGCTGGCGCTGGTGAAGGAGCTGGAGGGCGCCCGGTACGTGGTCGCCTCGGTGGACCGCAAGGAGCGCAAGCGCAACCCGCCGCCGCCCTTCACCACCGCGAAGCTCCAGCAGGAGGCGGCGAACCGCCTCGGCTTCAGCCCGAAGAAGACCATGACGCTGGCGCAGCGCCTGTACGAGGGCGTCGAGCTCGGCGACGAGGGGGCCATCGGCCTCATCACGTACATGCGCACCGACTCGGTGCGGCTCGCCACCGAGGCCGTGGACGCGGTGCGCGCCCACATCCAGCAGGCGTACGGGAAGGACCACCTGCCGGAGCAGGCCAACGTCTACAAGACCAAGGCGAAGGCCGCGCAGGAGGCGCACGAGGCGGTGCGCCCCACCTCGCTGGAGTGGACGCCCGACCGCGTGGCGCCGTTCTTCGACCAGATGGGCGAGCGCGACATGTACCGGCTCTACGAGCTCATCTGGAACCGGTTCGTCGCCTGCCAGATGGTCCCGGCCGTCTACGACCAGACCGCGGCGGACATCGCCGCCGGCCGGGCCGTGTTCCGGGCCACCGGGTCGATCCTCAAGTTCCCCGGCTACCTCGCCGTCTACGGCGCGAAGCCGCCGGAGGAGGAGGCCGGCGCCGAGGAGGAGAAGTCGAACGGCGACGCCGCCGAGCCGGCCGCCCGCGCCGAGGACCGCCAGCTCCCGCCGCTCGAGGCCGGGATGGAGCTGCGGCTGCTGAAGCTGCTGCCCGAGCAGCACTTCACCCAGCCGCCGCCGCGCTTCAACGAGTCGTCGCTGGTGAAGGAGATGGAGGAGCGCGGCATCGGCCGGCCCTCCACCTACGCGGCCATCCTCGACACGATCCAGGAGAAGGGCTACGTCGAGAAGCTCGAGAAGCAGTTCAAGCCGACCCACCTCGGCGTGCTGGTGACCGACGAGCTGGTGCGGGCGTTCCCGCGCGAGATGGACATCGCGTTCACCGCGTCGATGGAGGAGAAGCTCGACGAGATCGAGGAGGGCAGCGCCGGCTGGCAGCGCGTCCTCGAGGAGTTCTACGTCAGCTTCAAGGAGGACCTCGCCAAGGCGGACGAGGCCATGCGCAACGTGAAGGCGCAGGCCATCGAGACCGACATCACCTGCGAGAAGTGCGGCCAGCACAAGATGGTCATCAAGTGGGGCCGCAACGGCGAGTTCCTCGCCTGCCCCGGGTACCCGGAGTGCCGGAACACCATGAACTTCCGGCGCGAGGACGGGAACATCGTCCCGGAGAAGGAGGAGGACGTCCCGGTCGAGGACAAGTGCCCGGAGTGCGGCGCCGACATGGTGATGAAGCGCGGCCGCTTCGGCCGGTTCCTCGCCTGCACGCGCTACCCGGACTGCAAGGGCACCAAGCCCGTCTCGATCGGCGTGACCTGCCCGAAGGGCTGCGGCGGCTACATCAGCGAGAAGCGCTCCCGCCGCGGGAAGACGTTCTACGGCTGCTCGTCCTACCCGAAGTGCGACTTCGTGGCCTGGGACCGCCCGCGGAACGAGACCTGCCCGCAGTGCGGCAGCGCCTACCTGCTGGACAAGTACTCGAAGAAGACCGGCCCGTTCGTCGCCTGCCCGAACAAGGAGTGCGGCTACCGGCGCGAGGCCGAGCCGCGCGAGGGCGGCGCGGCGGCGGCGCAGGTCGAGCCGGCCAAGGCGTAG
- the pgeF gene encoding peptidoglycan editing factor PgeF encodes MDLVRSALLAAWPHGFTTRAGGASPPPWDALNLGGAVGDDPARVAENWGRLEAATGLGFARVRQVHGARAVRLDAPCAPAEEADAVVSLRAGVAACVSVADCVPVLLADPDGGAVAAVHAGWRGTLARAAGEGVRALCREAGARPERLLAAIGPSIGPCCYEVSPDLAARFAAALGPGVVRDGPAPRLDLWEANRAVLLEAGVRPEHVDRLDRCTACEPARFFSHRRDAGRTGRQIAFIAPPGPMPGAAPLP; translated from the coding sequence ATGGACCTCGTGCGCTCGGCGCTCCTGGCGGCCTGGCCGCACGGCTTCACCACGCGCGCCGGCGGCGCCTCGCCCCCGCCCTGGGACGCGCTGAACCTGGGCGGCGCGGTCGGCGACGATCCGGCGCGCGTGGCCGAGAACTGGGGGCGGCTGGAGGCGGCCACCGGGCTGGGCTTCGCCCGGGTCCGGCAGGTGCACGGCGCGCGCGCGGTGCGGCTCGACGCGCCCTGCGCGCCGGCGGAGGAGGCCGACGCCGTCGTGTCGCTCCGCGCCGGCGTGGCCGCCTGCGTCTCGGTGGCCGACTGCGTGCCGGTGCTGCTGGCGGACCCCGACGGCGGGGCCGTGGCGGCCGTGCACGCCGGCTGGCGCGGGACGCTCGCCAGGGCGGCAGGGGAGGGCGTGCGGGCGCTGTGCCGCGAGGCCGGGGCGCGCCCGGAGCGGCTGCTCGCCGCCATCGGCCCGTCCATCGGCCCCTGCTGCTACGAGGTCTCGCCGGACCTGGCCGCGCGCTTCGCCGCCGCGCTCGGGCCGGGCGTGGTCCGCGACGGGCCGGCCCCGCGCCTCGACCTCTGGGAGGCGAACCGGGCCGTGCTGCTCGAGGCCGGGGTGCGCCCGGAGCACGTCGATCGCCTGGACCGCTGCACCGCCTGCGAGCCGGCGCGGTTCTTCTCCCACCGGCGCGACGCCGGGCGCACGGGTCGGCAGATCGCCTTCATCGCCCCACCCGGCCCGATGCCGGGGGCGGCCCCCCTTCCTTGA
- a CDS encoding LysM peptidoglycan-binding domain-containing protein produces the protein MIRKHVVALLALVPAAALAQAGALDAARGVQATSDQGNARVEQAIDAATGASAAPADAPPAGDAVPLAAEAEGTPPIELGAAPEAVPAAGGAGNPETYTVREGDTLWDISGRFLSNPWYWPKIWSYNPEITNPHWIYPGNLLRFYPFADEAPARVEAVAGVDEVEEEPAPVRELEDFSRADMKAPASAEEQDVVAVSGPYKIGFVPAKQRYALHESFVTPGELDESGAIEAAFEEKLMLSSLDRGYAHFKRAAGVKPGETYVVYKTERPIRHPITKELFGYQTRILGSAKVVAVDDKAATLVIASANDVIERGALLGPWTDKVFRPVNPRANQRDLHGVIIASPVSVVTQFAEHQVVFVDRGSADGVQTGNSLKVVRSGDLYGLEPNAVPNDPALPKEDVGDLLVIDAREHASAALVTRSRVELLVGDRFEMRTARALPQ, from the coding sequence ATGATCCGCAAGCACGTCGTCGCCCTGCTGGCCCTCGTCCCGGCCGCCGCGCTCGCCCAGGCCGGCGCGCTCGACGCGGCCCGCGGCGTCCAGGCCACCTCGGACCAGGGGAACGCGCGCGTGGAGCAGGCCATCGACGCCGCCACCGGCGCGAGCGCCGCGCCGGCGGACGCGCCGCCCGCGGGCGACGCGGTGCCGCTCGCCGCCGAGGCCGAGGGCACCCCGCCCATCGAGCTCGGCGCCGCGCCCGAGGCCGTCCCCGCCGCCGGCGGCGCCGGGAACCCGGAGACGTACACGGTCCGCGAGGGCGACACGCTCTGGGACATCTCCGGGCGCTTCCTCTCGAACCCCTGGTACTGGCCCAAGATCTGGTCCTACAACCCGGAGATCACCAACCCGCACTGGATCTACCCGGGCAACCTGCTCCGCTTCTACCCGTTCGCCGACGAGGCGCCCGCGCGCGTCGAGGCGGTCGCCGGCGTGGACGAGGTGGAGGAGGAGCCCGCGCCGGTGCGCGAGCTGGAGGACTTCTCCCGCGCCGACATGAAGGCCCCGGCCTCGGCCGAGGAGCAGGACGTGGTGGCGGTGTCCGGCCCGTACAAGATCGGCTTCGTCCCGGCGAAGCAGCGCTATGCGCTCCACGAGAGCTTCGTCACGCCGGGCGAGCTGGACGAGTCCGGCGCGATCGAGGCCGCGTTCGAGGAGAAGCTCATGCTGTCCTCGCTCGACCGCGGCTACGCGCACTTCAAGCGCGCGGCCGGCGTGAAGCCCGGCGAGACGTACGTGGTCTACAAGACCGAGCGGCCGATCCGGCACCCGATCACGAAGGAGCTGTTCGGCTACCAGACCCGCATCCTCGGCTCGGCCAAGGTGGTGGCGGTGGACGACAAGGCCGCCACGCTCGTGATCGCGAGCGCGAACGACGTCATCGAGCGCGGCGCGCTGCTCGGGCCCTGGACCGACAAGGTGTTCCGCCCGGTGAACCCGCGCGCGAACCAGCGCGACCTGCACGGCGTGATCATCGCCTCGCCGGTGTCGGTCGTGACCCAGTTCGCCGAGCACCAGGTGGTGTTCGTGGACCGCGGCAGCGCCGACGGCGTCCAGACCGGCAACAGCCTCAAGGTGGTCCGTTCGGGCGACCTCTACGGCCTGGAGCCCAACGCGGTCCCGAACGACCCGGCCCTCCCGAAGGAGGACGTGGGCGACCTGCTGGTCATCGACGCGCGCGAGCACGCCTCGGCCGCGCTGGTGACGCGCAGCCGCGTCGAGCTGCTCGTGGGCGACCGCTTCGAGATGCGGACCGCGCGCGCGCTCCCCCAGTAG
- a CDS encoding tetratricopeptide repeat protein: MRPFVREASAALLLVAGCAGGAVSREDVDGLRGELRALRRENEELSRRVEALSGQVDALAVRGRAAPARPASAPVPPRPAPEPRPVEPEVSGFVSAVPVVPPDLQVVKLAPPRASPARAARAAPPVPTAVRIAEPDPARLDALASPGGRGIAAEADGELRAARRKGGLDRAHALEDFTARYPRHPAADNALLESAEAYAAAGRNEAACALVRRTADEYPAGDAMSAALERLAACAARLGRADEERSLLQRLVDDYPGTPAAQRAGGRLGHLSARAGDASPAAAATRSAP, from the coding sequence TTGAGACCCTTCGTGCGAGAGGCCTCGGCGGCCCTGCTCCTCGTCGCCGGCTGCGCCGGCGGCGCCGTCTCGCGCGAGGACGTGGACGGCCTCCGCGGCGAGCTGCGCGCGCTCCGGCGCGAGAACGAGGAGCTGTCGCGGCGGGTCGAGGCGCTCTCCGGCCAGGTGGACGCGCTCGCCGTCCGCGGCCGCGCCGCCCCGGCGCGCCCGGCCTCGGCCCCGGTCCCCCCGCGCCCGGCGCCCGAGCCGCGCCCGGTCGAGCCGGAGGTCTCCGGCTTCGTGTCCGCGGTCCCGGTCGTGCCGCCGGATCTCCAGGTGGTGAAGCTCGCGCCCCCGCGCGCGAGCCCGGCGCGCGCGGCGCGCGCGGCGCCGCCGGTGCCCACCGCGGTGCGCATCGCCGAGCCGGATCCCGCGCGCCTCGACGCCCTGGCCTCGCCGGGCGGCCGCGGGATCGCGGCCGAGGCCGACGGGGAGCTGCGCGCGGCGCGGCGCAAGGGCGGGCTGGACCGGGCCCACGCGCTCGAGGACTTCACCGCCCGCTACCCGCGCCACCCGGCCGCCGACAACGCGCTGCTCGAGTCGGCGGAGGCGTACGCCGCGGCCGGACGCAACGAGGCCGCGTGCGCGCTGGTGCGCCGGACCGCGGACGAGTACCCGGCCGGCGACGCCATGAGCGCCGCGCTGGAGCGGCTCGCCGCGTGCGCCGCCCGGCTCGGCCGCGCCGACGAGGAGCGCAGCCTCCTCCAGCGGCTCGTAGACGATTACCCGGGGACCCCGGCCGCGCAGCGCGCGGGCGGACGCCTCGGCCACCTCTCCGCGCGGGCGGGCGATGCGTCGCCGGCCGCCGCGGCCACAAGGAGCGCTCCATGA
- the dprA gene encoding DNA-processing protein DprA translates to MPLDARTLRPGDGHYPERLARLADAPRQLRVRGELGTAACSVALVGARATDEYGELLARDLAAGLARAGVSVISGGAAGVDGAAHRGALEAGGHTVAVLGTGVDVAYPAQHRALFARILGAGGALVSELPDGSPGLRHHFPARNRIIAALADAVVVVRARQGSGSLITASWARAQGVKVFAVPGDVRDPLSAGPLALLREGAGVAASAADVLAGLGLAAPAPVQAELPALDDRGSALLRALGRRPRHADELAREAGIPVGAALAGLLTLELEGLCEQRPGHYFLRRSREGI, encoded by the coding sequence TTGCCCCTCGACGCGCGCACCCTCCGGCCCGGAGACGGCCACTATCCCGAGCGCCTGGCGCGCCTCGCGGACGCGCCTCGCCAGCTCCGCGTGCGCGGCGAGCTGGGGACGGCGGCCTGCAGCGTCGCGCTGGTCGGCGCGCGGGCGACCGACGAGTACGGCGAGCTGCTGGCGCGCGACCTGGCGGCCGGGCTGGCGCGGGCCGGGGTGTCGGTGATCTCCGGCGGCGCCGCGGGCGTGGACGGCGCCGCCCACCGCGGCGCGCTCGAGGCCGGGGGCCACACCGTCGCGGTGCTCGGCACCGGCGTGGACGTCGCCTACCCGGCCCAGCACCGCGCGCTGTTCGCGCGCATCCTGGGGGCGGGCGGCGCGCTCGTGTCCGAGCTGCCGGACGGGAGCCCCGGGCTGCGCCACCACTTCCCGGCCCGCAACCGGATCATCGCGGCCCTGGCGGACGCGGTGGTGGTGGTGCGGGCGCGGCAGGGGAGCGGCTCGCTCATCACCGCGTCGTGGGCCCGCGCCCAGGGCGTGAAGGTGTTCGCGGTGCCGGGCGACGTGCGCGACCCGCTGTCGGCGGGGCCGCTCGCGCTGCTGCGCGAGGGCGCCGGGGTGGCGGCGAGCGCCGCGGACGTGCTCGCGGGGCTGGGCCTCGCGGCGCCCGCCCCGGTCCAGGCGGAGCTGCCCGCGCTCGACGACCGGGGCTCGGCCCTGCTCCGGGCGCTGGGGCGGCGGCCGCGCCACGCCGACGAGCTCGCCCGCGAGGCGGGCATCCCGGTGGGAGCCGCGCTGGCGGGGCTCCTGACGCTCGAGCTGGAAGGTCTGTGCGAGCAGCGGCCGGGCCATTACTTTCTGCGCCGCAGTCGAGAGGGGATCTAG